One stretch of Aquimarina sp. Aq107 DNA includes these proteins:
- a CDS encoding Gfo/Idh/MocA family protein, whose product MNINRRSFIRNIGLIASYSLIPSTHLFSNTPNKKLGVCLVALGNYSTSVLAPALQLTKHCQLTGIVTGTPSKIPIWQKKYNIPDKNVYNYENMDRIADNPDIDVIYIVLPTGLHAKYAIKAANTGKHVWCEKPMAKTEKECQSIISACKKNKVKLSIGYRMQHEPNTQQVIKWATTKPYGNIKEVYAEIGYNVRNPERSWRLDAALGGGTMYDLGVYSLNAARYATAEEPISVVAEQMTTRPDIFTETDETTHFTLEFPSGAIAHGKTSVGHDMHRLRVNTNNGWYQLQPFSMYGGVQGEASDGTLLNTYIENQQAKQMDDDALSIINNTDVLVPGEEGIKDIRIVEAIYKSAKDKKKIKLV is encoded by the coding sequence ATGAATATAAATAGAAGGTCATTTATCCGAAATATTGGGTTAATAGCGAGTTATAGTCTTATACCATCCACACATTTATTTTCTAATACTCCAAATAAAAAACTAGGAGTATGTTTAGTAGCATTAGGCAACTATAGTACTTCAGTCCTAGCACCAGCATTACAATTAACAAAACATTGCCAATTGACTGGAATAGTTACTGGAACACCATCTAAAATACCTATCTGGCAAAAGAAATATAATATTCCAGATAAAAATGTTTATAACTATGAGAATATGGACCGTATTGCGGATAATCCAGATATAGATGTAATATATATTGTACTACCTACCGGTTTGCACGCAAAATATGCAATTAAAGCGGCTAATACAGGAAAACATGTATGGTGTGAAAAACCGATGGCAAAAACCGAAAAAGAATGTCAATCCATCATTAGTGCTTGTAAAAAAAATAAAGTTAAACTATCTATTGGATATCGAATGCAACACGAACCCAATACACAACAAGTTATAAAATGGGCTACTACCAAACCTTATGGAAATATTAAAGAAGTTTATGCTGAAATTGGTTATAATGTAAGAAATCCAGAAAGAAGCTGGAGACTAGATGCAGCTTTAGGAGGAGGAACTATGTATGACCTAGGTGTATATTCATTAAATGCGGCGAGGTATGCAACCGCAGAAGAACCAATATCTGTAGTAGCTGAACAAATGACTACAAGACCAGATATATTTACTGAAACCGATGAAACAACGCATTTTACATTAGAGTTCCCCTCAGGCGCAATAGCCCATGGAAAAACAAGTGTTGGACATGATATGCATCGGTTACGCGTAAACACTAATAATGGATGGTATCAACTACAACCATTTTCAATGTATGGTGGCGTACAAGGCGAAGCCAGTGACGGAACTTTATTAAATACATATATAGAAAACCAACAAGCCAAACAAATGGATGATGATGCTTTATCTATAATAAATAATACTGATGTCTTAGTTCCCGGTGAAGAAGGTATAAAAGACATTAGAATTGTAGAAGCAATTTATAAATCTGCTAAAGACAAAAAGAAAATTAAATTAGTTTAA
- a CDS encoding tetratricopeptide repeat protein yields MRFIYLCIIFLFAIPMFGQSEQLAKNYVQQGEYEKALSVYKKLHTRNPNRITYLLGLVESHQQLEQFEKAEKILQKQIENKPKNAQLLVELGHHYEVQGNSEKATTYYNKALKVFNSNNVNAAYSLAQTFEKYNLLDQAALIYEKGMASNPGANFNVQLAKIYGEQGKLEKMFDSYLSLLQLQPNYKNIVQRNFNQYITDDPLNNANVIFRKLLIKKLQQNPDIIYNEMLSWLFVQQKDFKKAFVQEKAIYKRKDQGLQGIIGLARIAIGAKDIKSATQILDYILNAPAGNDMKLTAHKIILKAKTDLADKKDYKEIKQQYEEVFETYGKGSQTIGLQIDYAHFLAFNQDNKKEAIEFLKRLLNQERLSRFQSSRAKMKIADILVLDQKFNQALIYYTQVQNALKNNFLAQDARFKVAKTSYYKGDFAWAQTQLDVLKSSTSQLIANDAMELSLIISDNSLEDSTQTALKIFARADLLAFQNKNQEAITKYEEILVNHKGEKIEDEAFLRQAKLFEKEKEFEKAKVNYLKIIEFYPDDILVDDAYYWLAELYVNILGEPEKAKELYEKLIFNHADSIYFVDARKKYRTLRGDAIN; encoded by the coding sequence ATGCGCTTTATTTATCTTTGTATCATTTTTCTTTTTGCTATTCCTATGTTTGGTCAATCCGAACAGCTAGCAAAAAACTATGTGCAACAAGGTGAATATGAAAAAGCACTTTCTGTGTATAAAAAATTACATACCAGAAACCCTAATCGTATTACCTACCTCCTAGGTCTGGTAGAATCTCATCAACAATTAGAACAGTTTGAAAAAGCAGAAAAAATTCTGCAGAAACAAATTGAGAATAAACCAAAGAACGCACAACTACTTGTTGAATTGGGTCACCATTACGAAGTTCAAGGGAATTCTGAAAAAGCCACTACTTATTATAATAAAGCTTTAAAAGTTTTTAATAGTAATAATGTAAATGCGGCGTATTCACTAGCGCAAACTTTTGAAAAATACAATCTTTTAGATCAAGCAGCCTTAATTTATGAAAAAGGAATGGCATCTAACCCAGGAGCTAATTTTAATGTACAACTTGCTAAAATTTACGGAGAACAAGGTAAACTAGAAAAAATGTTCGACAGTTATCTTTCATTACTACAATTACAACCAAATTATAAAAACATTGTTCAACGTAATTTTAATCAATATATCACAGATGACCCATTAAATAATGCCAATGTTATTTTCAGAAAATTATTAATCAAAAAATTACAACAAAATCCTGATATTATATATAATGAGATGTTAAGTTGGCTTTTTGTTCAACAAAAGGACTTTAAAAAAGCGTTTGTACAAGAAAAAGCAATCTATAAAAGAAAAGATCAAGGGTTACAAGGTATCATTGGGCTTGCCCGAATTGCTATAGGCGCTAAAGATATAAAATCCGCTACCCAGATTTTAGATTACATACTAAACGCACCTGCTGGGAATGATATGAAATTGACAGCTCATAAAATCATTTTAAAAGCAAAAACCGATCTTGCTGATAAAAAGGATTACAAAGAAATCAAACAACAGTACGAAGAAGTATTCGAAACCTATGGAAAAGGCTCGCAAACCATCGGTTTACAAATAGATTACGCTCATTTTTTAGCATTCAATCAGGATAATAAAAAAGAAGCAATTGAATTCTTAAAACGTCTATTAAATCAAGAAAGACTTTCGAGATTTCAATCTTCTAGAGCTAAAATGAAAATTGCAGATATTTTAGTTTTAGATCAAAAATTTAATCAAGCACTTATCTATTATACGCAAGTACAGAATGCATTAAAAAATAACTTTCTAGCCCAAGATGCACGTTTTAAAGTAGCTAAAACTAGTTATTATAAAGGGGATTTTGCTTGGGCGCAAACTCAGTTAGATGTACTAAAATCATCTACCTCTCAATTAATTGCTAATGATGCTATGGAATTAAGTCTTATTATAAGTGATAATTCTTTAGAAGATTCGACGCAAACAGCTTTAAAGATTTTTGCCAGAGCTGACTTGTTAGCTTTTCAAAATAAAAACCAAGAAGCAATCACTAAATACGAAGAAATTTTAGTGAATCACAAAGGAGAAAAAATTGAAGATGAAGCTTTTCTTAGACAAGCGAAATTATTTGAAAAAGAAAAAGAATTCGAAAAAGCAAAAGTAAACTATCTCAAAATCATCGAATTCTATCCTGATGACATATTGGTAGATGATGCCTATTACTGGTTAGCAGAATTATATGTAAACATTCTGGGTGAACCTGAAAAAGCAAAAGAATTATATGAGAAGTTAATCTTTAATCACGCGGACAGTATCTATTTTGTAGATGCTAGAAAAAAGTATCGAACACTGCGTGGTGATGCCATCAATTGA
- the rsmA gene encoding 16S rRNA (adenine(1518)-N(6)/adenine(1519)-N(6))-dimethyltransferase RsmA, producing the protein MSSKFKKNKKQSSNDRVRTEKTAVRAKKHLGQHFLKDENIAKKIGDTLTLNGYTNVIEIGPGMGVLTKYILQKDVDLIAMDLDTESIDYLNTSFPLEHPEIRNGKGAFKVIEADFLKYDLDTLFDNDPFAITGNFPYNISSQIVFKTLEKRKRIPEFTGMFQKEVAQRICEKPGSKAYGILSVLTQAFYNAEYLFTVPPSVFNPPPKVDSGVLRLIRKSNHTLPCDEKLFYKVVKTSFGQRRKTLRNSLKTFQLPDEIKEMEILTKRPEQLSVNQFIELTLLIEKSRI; encoded by the coding sequence ATGTCCTCTAAATTTAAAAAAAATAAAAAGCAATCATCTAACGATAGAGTTCGAACAGAAAAAACTGCTGTGCGTGCTAAAAAACATTTGGGTCAGCATTTCCTAAAAGATGAAAATATTGCTAAAAAAATTGGAGACACATTAACACTAAACGGTTATACTAATGTAATTGAAATAGGCCCAGGAATGGGTGTACTTACTAAATATATACTACAAAAAGATGTAGATTTAATTGCTATGGATTTAGATACAGAATCTATAGATTACCTCAATACTAGTTTCCCTTTAGAACATCCAGAAATTAGAAATGGAAAAGGAGCTTTTAAAGTTATCGAAGCAGACTTTCTTAAATACGATTTAGATACATTATTTGACAATGATCCATTTGCTATTACTGGTAACTTTCCATATAACATTTCCTCTCAAATTGTTTTTAAGACATTAGAAAAACGAAAACGAATTCCTGAGTTTACCGGGATGTTTCAGAAAGAAGTAGCCCAACGTATTTGTGAAAAACCAGGAAGTAAAGCCTACGGTATTTTATCGGTATTAACCCAGGCATTTTATAATGCTGAGTATTTATTTACAGTTCCTCCTTCTGTTTTTAATCCTCCGCCCAAGGTGGATAGCGGAGTTTTACGATTGATTCGAAAATCAAATCACACACTTCCTTGTGATGAAAAACTTTTTTATAAAGTAGTCAAGACTTCTTTTGGGCAACGAAGAAAAACATTGAGAAACAGTCTTAAAACATTTCAATTACCTGATGAAATAAAAGAAATGGAAATACTAACTAAAAGACCAGAACAGTTAAGTGTTAATCAATTTATAGAACTCACTTTGTTGATTGAAAAATCAAGAATTTAA
- the serS gene encoding serine--tRNA ligase, producing the protein MLLAQQIIAHKEEYIAALAKRNFDAAPILEKVINLDEERRATQSKLDNIKADSNKLNKEIGVLFKNGEQQKANILKQKASQIKESMNTLEDRLPKVKAELIELLYTIPNIPHSSVPDGQTDEDNEEVFREGDIPTLEEGALPHWELAKKYDIIDFELGVKITGAGFPVYKGKGARLQRALISYFLDKNTDAGYKEYQVPHLVNEASGYGTGQLPDKEGQMYHVTADDLYLIPTAEVPVTNMFRDDLVNENDLPICCTGYTPCFRREAGSYGAHVRGLNRLHQFDKVEIVRIEKPENSYQALDGMVDHVKEILNELKLPYRILRLCGGDIGFTAALTYDFEVFSTAQDRWLEISSVSNFESYQANRLKLRYKDGNGKNQLAHTLNGSSLALPRVLAGILENYQTPKGIKIPDVLVPYCGFEYID; encoded by the coding sequence ATGTTACTTGCACAACAAATCATAGCACATAAAGAAGAATATATTGCTGCATTAGCCAAAAGAAATTTTGATGCTGCTCCAATTCTAGAAAAAGTAATCAATTTAGATGAAGAAAGACGTGCTACACAGTCCAAGTTGGATAATATCAAAGCAGACTCTAACAAATTGAATAAAGAAATTGGAGTTTTGTTTAAAAATGGAGAACAACAAAAAGCTAACATATTAAAACAAAAAGCTTCTCAAATCAAGGAAAGCATGAATACTTTAGAAGATAGACTTCCAAAAGTAAAAGCTGAACTTATTGAGTTATTATATACAATTCCTAACATTCCACATTCTTCTGTTCCTGATGGACAAACTGATGAGGATAATGAAGAAGTCTTTAGAGAAGGTGATATCCCAACCTTAGAAGAAGGAGCTTTACCGCATTGGGAACTGGCAAAAAAATATGACATCATAGATTTTGAACTAGGAGTAAAAATTACAGGTGCCGGATTTCCAGTTTATAAAGGAAAAGGAGCAAGATTACAACGTGCATTAATTAGTTATTTTCTAGACAAAAATACAGATGCGGGATATAAAGAATATCAAGTTCCTCATTTAGTCAATGAAGCTTCTGGTTATGGTACTGGTCAATTACCGGATAAAGAAGGTCAGATGTATCACGTTACAGCAGATGATTTATATCTAATACCTACTGCAGAAGTTCCCGTAACCAATATGTTTAGAGATGATTTAGTAAATGAGAATGACCTGCCTATTTGTTGTACTGGATATACTCCTTGTTTTAGAAGAGAAGCAGGTTCATATGGCGCTCACGTTCGTGGATTAAATCGCTTACATCAATTTGACAAAGTAGAAATTGTACGTATCGAAAAACCAGAAAACTCTTATCAGGCACTAGATGGAATGGTAGACCATGTAAAGGAAATTCTTAATGAATTAAAATTGCCATACCGTATATTAAGATTATGCGGAGGAGATATTGGGTTTACAGCTGCTCTAACCTATGATTTCGAAGTGTTTTCTACCGCTCAAGATCGTTGGTTAGAAATAAGTTCTGTTTCTAATTTTGAATCTTATCAAGCCAATCGCTTAAAACTAAGGTATAAAGATGGTAATGGCAAAAATCAATTAGCTCATACATTAAACGGAAGCTCTCTAGCATTACCAAGAGTATTAGCTGGTATTTTAGAAAACTATCAAACACCAAAAGGAATTAAAATACCAGATGTTTTAGTGCCTTATTGTGGGTTTGAATATATCGACTAA
- a CDS encoding RNA polymerase sigma factor, with protein MDGNFFLKELVKEDSKIISQIYNKNFPSIKKFILLNSGNTEDAEDIFQKSLIQIIIRYKREKFSISGDFDAYLMAICKNLWRRELNLHKKRVTNVEKVEVHDEYIDSAFALLEQKKQELFIEKFAEITGNCKEILTLFFAKTPYEEIVANTEYSSELVVRQRVFKCKKRLAELIKKDSRYNSLKEL; from the coding sequence ATGGATGGTAATTTTTTTTTAAAAGAGCTCGTAAAAGAAGATTCAAAAATAATTTCTCAAATATATAATAAAAACTTCCCTTCAATTAAAAAATTTATCCTTCTAAATAGCGGAAATACCGAGGATGCAGAAGATATATTTCAAAAATCCTTGATTCAGATAATAATTCGATACAAAAGAGAAAAATTTAGTATTTCGGGAGATTTTGATGCCTATTTAATGGCGATTTGTAAAAACTTATGGCGAAGAGAATTAAATCTTCATAAAAAAAGGGTAACAAATGTAGAAAAAGTTGAAGTACATGATGAATATATAGATAGTGCATTTGCCCTTCTAGAGCAAAAGAAACAGGAACTGTTTATTGAAAAATTTGCAGAAATTACTGGGAATTGTAAAGAGATTTTAACACTCTTCTTTGCAAAAACTCCATACGAAGAAATTGTTGCCAACACAGAATATTCCTCTGAATTGGTTGTTCGACAACGCGTGTTTAAATGCAAAAAACGTTTGGCAGAATTAATTAAAAAAGATAGTAGATATAATTCATTAAAAGAATTATGA
- a CDS encoding cupin domain-containing protein, which produces MEAINIKDKLSQFNKQWHPHRIAMVDNNQVYLAKLSGDFIWHKHDDEDELFQVVKGTLFMKFRDKTVKVNAGEIIVVPKGVEHCPSTENDEEVHVLLFEKASTKHTGEVESERTVSQYIDI; this is translated from the coding sequence ATGGAAGCAATTAATATTAAAGATAAACTATCTCAATTTAACAAGCAATGGCATCCACATCGCATAGCAATGGTGGATAACAATCAAGTTTATCTTGCAAAGTTAAGCGGTGATTTTATTTGGCATAAGCATGACGACGAAGACGAACTTTTTCAGGTCGTAAAAGGTACACTTTTCATGAAGTTTAGAGATAAAACTGTTAAAGTTAATGCAGGGGAAATCATTGTTGTACCAAAAGGAGTGGAACATTGTCCTTCTACAGAAAATGATGAAGAAGTTCACGTTCTATTATTTGAAAAAGCAAGCACTAAACATACCGGAGAGGTAGAAAGCGAAAGAACTGTTTCGCAGTATATTGATATTTAA
- a CDS encoding M48 family metallopeptidase, translated as MSLEEDILIERFLRNQLSEKEQNDFLDTIANNQNFREKFLLEKQLFETLNEEEWSYAAKIDVTEIEEYTALYRNNADRLKQVIHKATTSNKRKNKIRRLTYFSAVAAVALFALLINFYPQKNQKTINEIYANYSTNELPSLVTRNPNEVDPDLAFAESNFKNKNYQEALIYIDKLLEKDKDNSTLYIYKAISHMELGEYSQAEKNLNSFIHSDLIDSEKGYWYKSLLYLKTKDVNKCKQILQIIIKNSYSKNKEAKQLLEKIANYKT; from the coding sequence ATGAGTTTAGAAGAAGACATATTAATTGAACGTTTTTTAAGAAATCAACTTTCTGAAAAGGAACAGAATGATTTTTTGGATACCATTGCCAATAATCAAAACTTTAGAGAAAAATTTCTTTTAGAGAAACAACTTTTTGAGACTCTAAATGAAGAAGAATGGAGTTATGCTGCAAAAATAGATGTAACAGAAATAGAAGAATATACTGCATTATATCGAAATAATGCCGATAGATTAAAACAAGTAATACATAAGGCCACAACTAGCAATAAACGGAAGAATAAAATAAGAAGATTAACCTATTTTTCTGCTGTTGCGGCTGTCGCACTATTTGCATTACTTATTAATTTTTACCCTCAAAAAAATCAAAAGACTATTAATGAAATTTATGCTAATTACAGCACCAATGAATTACCTTCTTTAGTTACTAGAAACCCTAATGAGGTAGATCCTGATTTAGCTTTTGCGGAAAGTAATTTTAAAAACAAAAACTATCAAGAAGCATTAATATATATTGATAAATTACTAGAAAAAGATAAAGATAATAGCACGTTATACATATATAAGGCTATATCTCATATGGAATTAGGTGAATATTCGCAGGCAGAAAAAAACTTAAATAGTTTTATTCATAGTGATCTTATTGACTCCGAAAAAGGATACTGGTACAAATCACTCCTATACTTAAAAACAAAAGATGTAAATAAATGTAAACAAATACTCCAAATTATTATTAAAAACTCTTATTCTAAGAATAAAGAAGCTAAGCAATTACTTGAAAAAATAGCTAATTATAAAACTTAA
- a CDS encoding thioesterase family protein, producing the protein MLPTCIGYRILQKKHWETKTTETIRDTYVWVVLNHFIEYHSPAVEHDELTIQTWIDHHHGAKSERHTKIIKTSTQKVIVTAKTMWCLLHKETLRPTRINKEISTLF; encoded by the coding sequence ATGTTACCTACTTGCATTGGGTACAGGATATTGCAAAAAAAACATTGGGAAACAAAAACAACAGAAACGATTAGAGACACCTACGTATGGGTAGTTTTAAATCATTTCATAGAATATCACAGTCCAGCCGTTGAACATGATGAACTAACAATCCAAACATGGATTGATCATCATCATGGTGCAAAAAGTGAACGACACACTAAAATAATAAAAACTTCTACTCAAAAAGTAATAGTTACCGCCAAAACCATGTGGTGTTTACTCCATAAAGAAACGTTAAGACCTACCAGAATCAATAAAGAAATAAGTACCTTGTTTTGA
- the mgtE gene encoding magnesium transporter, which translates to MSFEISDELIDQVKHLIEDVSDTRLQEMLDEIHFADIAEIIGELNLYQATYLIKLLDSEKSSEALMELEEDFRERILENLSVKEIAEELEEMDTDDAADIIAELPEDRAEEVIAEIEDEKHAEDIKELLLYEEDKAGGLMAKELVKVKETWTVAGCVREMRRQAEKVTRVHSIYVIDKEGKLKGRLSLKDLLTAPTKAYIRDVYIPKVDYVNIETEGEEVARIMQKYDLEAIPVVDHETVLVGRITIDDMVDFIKEEAEKDYQMAAGISQDVEADDNVWELTRARLPWLILGLFGGLGSVFIMQDFEDVMTNPRIRDLFFYTPLIAAMAGNVGVQSSAIIVQGLANDNVKGSLWKRLLKEIGLSLINGVALALLVILFGIVMSYEISFSLTIATALMSVIIVAALIGTFVPIILDKRGIDPAIATGPFITTSNDIFGIFLFFYIAKLILGF; encoded by the coding sequence ATGTCATTCGAGATTTCAGATGAGCTTATCGATCAAGTAAAGCATCTTATTGAAGATGTAAGCGATACTCGTTTACAAGAAATGCTCGATGAAATCCACTTTGCCGATATTGCCGAAATAATCGGTGAGCTTAACTTATATCAAGCAACTTACTTAATTAAATTATTAGATAGTGAAAAATCTTCGGAGGCTCTAATGGAGTTAGAAGAAGATTTCCGAGAACGTATTCTTGAAAACCTATCTGTAAAAGAAATTGCAGAAGAGTTAGAAGAAATGGACACGGATGATGCTGCAGATATTATTGCAGAACTTCCTGAAGATCGTGCAGAAGAGGTAATCGCTGAGATTGAGGATGAAAAACACGCTGAAGATATAAAAGAACTGCTGCTGTATGAAGAAGATAAAGCAGGAGGATTAATGGCAAAAGAACTTGTAAAAGTAAAAGAAACTTGGACAGTTGCCGGGTGTGTTCGGGAAATGCGTCGTCAGGCAGAAAAAGTAACCAGAGTACATTCAATCTATGTAATAGATAAAGAAGGAAAATTAAAAGGAAGATTATCTCTTAAAGATTTACTTACTGCTCCTACAAAAGCATATATCAGAGATGTTTATATCCCTAAAGTAGACTATGTTAATATAGAAACTGAAGGTGAAGAGGTAGCAAGAATTATGCAAAAATATGATCTCGAGGCCATTCCTGTAGTTGATCATGAAACGGTTCTTGTTGGTCGTATCACAATTGATGACATGGTTGATTTTATTAAGGAAGAAGCAGAAAAAGATTACCAAATGGCAGCTGGTATATCTCAGGATGTAGAAGCCGATGATAATGTATGGGAACTTACTAGAGCACGTTTACCTTGGTTAATTCTAGGGTTATTTGGAGGTTTAGGAAGTGTTTTTATTATGCAAGATTTTGAAGATGTAATGACCAATCCTAGAATACGAGATCTATTCTTTTACACACCTCTTATTGCAGCGATGGCAGGTAATGTGGGAGTTCAATCTTCAGCCATTATTGTGCAAGGTTTGGCAAATGACAATGTAAAAGGCAGTCTTTGGAAACGATTATTAAAGGAAATTGGGCTTAGTCTAATAAATGGAGTTGCTCTAGCTCTTTTAGTGATACTATTTGGAATTGTTATGAGCTACGAAATTTCATTTAGTTTAACTATCGCTACAGCGCTTATGAGTGTAATCATAGTAGCCGCTTTGATAGGTACATTTGTTCCTATAATTCTTGACAAAAGAGGTATTGATCCAGCTATTGCAACTGGTCCATTTATTACTACTAGTAATGATATTTTTGGAATTTTCTTGTTTTTTTACATCGCAAAATTAATACTTGGGTTTTAA
- a CDS encoding DUF4286 family protein yields the protein MYIYNVTINIEETKHQEWLSWMKNEHIPDMLATGKFSKALMSKVLVEEEMGGYTYSVQYTTDSKSTLEQYYKVDAERLRAKTNRFAGHFVAFRTELEIISEQ from the coding sequence ATGTATATTTACAATGTTACTATTAATATAGAAGAGACTAAGCACCAAGAATGGTTATCCTGGATGAAAAATGAGCATATTCCTGATATGCTCGCAACAGGGAAGTTTAGTAAAGCCTTAATGAGTAAGGTGTTGGTGGAAGAGGAAATGGGAGGCTATACATATTCTGTACAATACACAACGGATAGTAAAAGTACCTTAGAACAATATTATAAAGTAGACGCAGAAAGATTAAGAGCTAAAACAAATCGATTTGCAGGACATTTTGTTGCGTTTAGAACAGAATTAGAAATTATTAGTGAACAATAA